The Nicotiana tabacum cultivar K326 chromosome 14, ASM71507v2, whole genome shotgun sequence genome contains a region encoding:
- the LOC107824732 gene encoding ammonium transporter 1 member 1 — protein MACEVNQLAPFLGPNTTDAVAAATYICSQFSDVSNKFVDTGYAIDSTYLLFSAYLVFSMQLGFAMLCAGSVRAKNTMNIMLTNVLDAAAGGLFYYLFGFAFAWGGPSNGFIGRHFFGLKEIPSTSFDYSNFLYQWAFAIAAAGITSGSIAERTQFVAYLIYSSFLTGFVYPVVSHWFWAPDGWASPTNSNLLFESGVIDFAGSGVVHMVGGIAGFYGAFIEGPRIGRFDHGGRSVSLRGHSASLVVLGTFLLWFGWYGFNPGSFNKILVTYGTSGGYYGQWSAVGRTAVTTTLAGCTAALTTLFGKRILSGHWNVTDVCNGLLGGFAAITAGCSVVEPWAAIICGFVAALVLIGCNKLAEIFKYDDPLEAAQLHGGCGAWGIIFTALFAKGSYVDQVYPGRPGRPHGLFMGGGGKLLGAHIIQILVIFGWVTATMGPLFYILHKFKLLRISSEDEMAGMDLTRHGGFAYYHDEDLKHGTQMRRIEPTSSS, from the coding sequence ATGGCTTGTGAAGTGAACCAACTGGCTCCATTCCTCGGACCCAACACCACCGACGCCGTAGCCGCCGCCACTTATATCTGTAGCCAATTTTCCGATGTATCCAACAAGTTTGTTGATACCGGCTACGCTATCGACTCAACTTATCTCCTCTTCTCGGCTTACCTTGTTTTTTCCATGCAGCTCGGCTTTGCTATGCTCTGCGCGGGCTCTGTCCGCGCAAAGAATACAATGAACATCATGCTTACTAATGTTCTTGACGCTGCGGCTGGTGGGCTTTTTTACTATCTTTTCGGCTTCGCTTTCGCTTGGGGCGGGCCGTCTAACGGCTTCATTGGGCGTCACTTCTTTGGGCTTAAGGAGATCCCTTCTACTTCTTTTGATTACAGTAATTTTCTGTACCAATGGGCTTTTGCTATAGCCGCCGCTGGGATAACTAGCGGCTCTATAGCCGAGAGGACTCAGTTTGTGGCTTATTTGATTTACTCTTCTTTTCTTACCGGCTTTGTTTACCCGGTTGTTTCTCATTGGTTTTGGGCCCCGGATGGATGGGCCAGCCCGACTAATTCAAATTTGTTATTCGAGTCTGGTGTTATCGACTTTGCCGGGTCGGGTGTGGTTCATATGGTGGGTGGGATAGCCGGGTTTTATGGGGCTTTTATTGAAGGTCCGAGAATCGGGCGGTTCGATCATGGGGGTCGGTCCGTTTCGCTCCGTGGGCATAGCGCTTCGCTTGTGGTTCTaggtacctttttgttgtggttcGGATGGTACGGGTTTAACCCGGGTTCATTTAATAAGATTCTAGTCACTTATGGTACAAGTGGAGGGTATTATGGTCAATGGAGCGCTGTGGGCCGTACCGCGGTGACCACCACCTTAGCGGGTTGCACCGCGGCCCTAACCACGCTCTTCGGTAAGAGGATTCTTTCGGGTCATTGGAACGTGACGGATGTGTGTAACGGACTATTAGGCGGATTTGCAGCAATCACGGCCGGGTGCTCCGTGGTGGAGCCGTGGGCTGCGATCATTTGCGGTTTCGTGGCGGCTTTAGTTTTAATTGGTTGTAACAAGTTAGCGGAGATATTTAAGTATGATGATCCACTTGAAGCAGCACAACTTCATGGTGGTTGTGGTGCATGGGGTATAATTTTCACTGCCTTATTTGCTAAGGGAAGCTATGTGGATCAAGTTTACCCGGGTAGACCGGGTCGACCTCACGGGTTATTCATGGGTGGGGGAGGAAAGCTACTCGGGGCACATATAATCCAGATTCTTGTGATATTCGGGTGGGTCACGGCTACAATGGGTCCACTTTTCTATATTCTTCATAAGTTCAAACTTCTTCGGATCTCTTCTGAGGATGAGATGGCGGGTATGGATCTGACCCGACATGGTGGATTTGCTTATTACCATGATGAAGACCTCAAGCATGGAACGCAAATGAGAAGAATTGAACCAACAAGCTCAAGTTAG